In Deinococcus apachensis DSM 19763, one DNA window encodes the following:
- the rplI gene encoding 50S ribosomal protein L9, translated as MQVILLEPGRLGQTGDVVNVKPGYARNFLIPRGMATPANAANMKTLEAQLRARKKQQEREKAQAEDLASRLNGVAVELSVRAGEGKIYGAVTHADVAGALDRLGFDVDRRRIEMPKTVKEIGEYDITYRAHPEVSIPMKLVVHAQK; from the coding sequence ATGCAAGTGATCCTTCTTGAACCCGGCCGCCTGGGCCAGACCGGCGACGTGGTGAACGTCAAGCCCGGCTACGCCCGCAACTTCCTGATCCCGCGCGGCATGGCAACCCCCGCCAACGCCGCCAATATGAAGACCCTGGAGGCCCAGCTCCGCGCCCGCAAGAAGCAGCAGGAGCGGGAAAAGGCCCAGGCCGAGGACCTCGCCAGCCGCCTGAACGGCGTGGCTGTGGAACTCAGCGTCCGCGCGGGCGAGGGCAAGATCTACGGCGCCGTGACCCACGCCGACGTGGCGGGCGCGCTCGACCGGCTCGGCTTCGATGTGGACCGCCGCCGGATCGAGATGCCGAAGACCGTCAAGGAAATCGGCGAGTACGACATCACCTACCGCGCGCACCCGGAAGTCAGCATTCCGATGAAGCTCGTGGTTCACGCGCAGAAGTAA
- a CDS encoding dienelactone hydrolase family protein produces the protein MLKPTLTLAALTLSSLALGQAVRGSDVNVTSGGRAYKSYLAAPASATRKPAVILLHSFRGLEQGYRDLVDEMAAAGYVTLALGWQTFEQEPSDATVKTLIEDGLKYLSARSDVNINTVGLTGFCAGGRYTMLLLPQMKGFKAGVAWYGFPDQGGTAAKPQAPSAFINQLTAPMLIIHGTRDQPSPIASIYASRGSWTPRTRISSSACTRVSHTVSCSRTAASPTPSPAATPGATC, from the coding sequence ATGCTCAAGCCCACGCTGACGCTGGCCGCCCTCACCCTTTCCTCCCTCGCGCTCGGTCAGGCCGTGAGGGGAAGCGACGTGAACGTGACGAGCGGCGGGAGGGCCTACAAGAGTTACCTCGCGGCACCCGCGTCGGCCACTCGCAAGCCCGCCGTGATCCTGCTGCATTCCTTCCGGGGCCTGGAGCAGGGTTACCGCGACCTGGTGGACGAGATGGCCGCGGCGGGCTATGTGACGCTCGCTCTGGGCTGGCAGACCTTCGAGCAGGAACCGAGCGACGCCACGGTGAAGACGTTGATCGAGGATGGGCTGAAGTACCTCTCGGCCCGCAGCGACGTGAACATCAATACCGTCGGTCTGACGGGCTTCTGCGCGGGGGGGCGCTACACCATGCTGCTGCTCCCGCAGATGAAGGGGTTCAAGGCGGGCGTCGCGTGGTATGGCTTTCCCGACCAGGGCGGGACGGCGGCCAAGCCCCAGGCACCCAGCGCCTTCATCAACCAACTGACAGCCCCCATGCTGATCATCCACGGGACGAGGGATCAGCCCAGCCCCATCGCGTCCATCTACGCCTCGCGGGGAAGCTGGACGCCGCGAACAAGAATTTCAAGCTCAGCGTGTACCAGGGTGAGCCACACAGTTTCCTGCTCCAGAACAGCCGCATCGCCGACACCTTCGCCAGCCGCGACGCCCGGCGCGACATGCTGA
- a CDS encoding histidine phosphatase family protein — translation MRRAVAALLLLTLPSALAQPDSVPEGLTPALLAQLRAGGLVLYFRHFDTEGADASRVDLRDCSTQRNLSEPGRANAREVGQLLRELRIPIGTVLSGEYCRNRDSAALLTGWVTPTPTLNNPYFRTGTEADRQRVIANLRALLKVPPRAGTNTVIVTHEQNLRLTTGWMLAEGEAAVLKPAPDGSFRVMARVTRGGWAAALKPGR, via the coding sequence ATGCGCCGCGCCGTTGCCGCCTTGCTCCTCCTCACCCTGCCATCCGCCCTCGCACAACCGGACTCCGTTCCCGAGGGCCTGACGCCCGCCCTGCTCGCCCAGCTCCGGGCCGGGGGACTGGTGCTCTACTTCCGCCACTTTGATACGGAGGGGGCTGATGCGTCGCGGGTGGACCTGCGCGACTGCTCCACGCAGCGCAACCTCAGCGAGCCGGGCCGGGCCAATGCCCGTGAAGTCGGACAACTTCTGCGGGAACTCCGTATCCCCATCGGCACTGTCCTGAGCGGGGAATATTGCCGTAACCGCGACAGTGCCGCGCTGCTCACCGGATGGGTGACGCCGACGCCCACCTTGAATAATCCCTACTTTCGCACGGGGACGGAGGCGGACCGGCAGCGAGTCATCGCCAATCTGCGCGCCCTGCTCAAGGTGCCGCCGCGAGCAGGCACGAACACAGTTATCGTCACACACGAGCAGAACCTGCGCCTGACGACGGGCTGGATGCTGGCGGAGGGGGAGGCGGCGGTGCTGAAGCCCGCTCCCGACGGAAGCTTCCGCGTTATGGCAAGGGTCACGCGGGGGGGCTGGGCGGCCGCGCTGAAGCCAGGGCGCTGA
- the rpsR gene encoding 30S ribosomal protein S18, which produces MTQSSNTERKPRGKGPKRPRKPKVDPFSIGELEITDYKDVKMLRRFVSDTGKILPRRRTGLSAKHQRRISQTIKIARQLALLPYTEKLVRK; this is translated from the coding sequence ATGACGCAGAGCAGCAACACGGAGCGCAAGCCCCGCGGCAAGGGACCCAAGCGGCCCCGCAAGCCGAAGGTCGATCCCTTTTCCATCGGGGAACTGGAGATCACCGACTACAAAGACGTGAAGATGCTTCGCCGCTTTGTCTCCGACACCGGCAAGATCCTCCCCCGCCGCCGCACCGGCCTCTCGGCCAAGCACCAGCGCCGCATCTCGCAGACGATCAAGATCGCCCGCCAGCTCGCGCTGCTGCCCTACACCGAGAAGCTGGTCCGCAAGTAA
- the ssb gene encoding single-stranded DNA-binding protein, giving the protein MARGMNHVYLIGALARDPELRYTPSGVAVFEATVAGEDHVIGNDGRERKLPWYHRVSILGKPAEWQAEKGLKSGDPVMVEGSLDYSQWEAPEGGKRSMVKVKALRVEQLGYTPELVQDAGGGVRMGSGMNEVIVIGNVTRDPELRYTPAGDAVLGLGLAVNETWNDRQGQKQEKTHWIDVTLWRDLAESMKDLRKGDPVLVQGRLVNEAWTDRDGNKRNSTKVEATRVEALSRGAATGSAAATPAGPRTQTASSAARPQQQSGGYGASRAQAPARAATTGTRSGGLDIDQGLDDFPPEEEDLPF; this is encoded by the coding sequence ATGGCCCGAGGCATGAACCACGTTTACCTGATCGGCGCCCTCGCCCGCGATCCCGAACTCCGTTACACGCCCAGCGGCGTGGCCGTCTTCGAGGCCACCGTTGCAGGTGAGGACCACGTGATCGGGAACGACGGCCGCGAGCGCAAGCTCCCCTGGTACCACCGCGTCTCCATCCTGGGCAAACCCGCCGAGTGGCAGGCCGAGAAGGGCCTGAAGTCCGGCGACCCCGTGATGGTCGAGGGCAGCCTGGATTACAGCCAGTGGGAAGCGCCTGAGGGCGGCAAGAGAAGCATGGTCAAGGTGAAGGCCCTGCGCGTTGAGCAGCTCGGCTACACCCCCGAACTCGTGCAGGACGCCGGAGGCGGCGTTCGCATGGGCAGCGGCATGAATGAAGTGATCGTCATCGGGAACGTGACCCGCGACCCCGAACTGCGCTACACCCCCGCCGGAGACGCCGTGCTCGGGCTCGGCCTGGCCGTGAACGAGACCTGGAACGACCGTCAGGGGCAGAAGCAGGAAAAGACGCACTGGATCGACGTGACGCTGTGGCGCGACCTTGCCGAGAGCATGAAGGACCTGCGGAAGGGCGATCCCGTCCTGGTGCAGGGCCGACTGGTAAACGAGGCGTGGACCGACCGCGACGGTAACAAGCGCAACTCCACCAAAGTAGAGGCGACGCGAGTCGAAGCCCTGTCCCGAGGCGCGGCCACCGGCAGTGCCGCAGCCACCCCCGCCGGACCTCGCACGCAGACCGCGAGCAGTGCGGCGCGCCCCCAGCAGCAGAGTGGGGGGTACGGCGCGAGCCGTGCCCAAGCACCTGCGCGGGCGGCGACCACGGGGACCCGTTCGGGCGGCTTGGATATTGATCAAGGTCTCGACGATTTCCCGCCGGAAGAAGAAGACCTGCCGTTCTGA
- the rpsF gene encoding 30S ribosomal protein S6: MNQYDLNLILNPNLSAEQLQIEKDYIDTTLRNAGAEVTNLDDVGNRRLAYAVGKDREGYYLMYTIRASGNPEKDIAANLRLRDNVRRILVVKDRPEWKTKKA; encoded by the coding sequence ATGAACCAGTACGACCTGAACCTGATCCTGAACCCCAACCTCAGCGCCGAGCAGCTCCAGATCGAGAAGGATTACATCGACACGACGCTGCGCAACGCCGGGGCCGAGGTGACCAACCTGGACGACGTGGGCAACCGCCGCCTGGCGTACGCTGTCGGCAAGGACCGCGAGGGCTACTACCTGATGTACACCATCCGGGCCAGTGGCAACCCCGAAAAGGACATCGCGGCGAACCTGCGGTTGCGCGACAACGTGCGCCGCATCCTGGTGGTCAAGGACCGCCCGGAGTGGAAGACCAAGAAGGCCTGA